A portion of the Algisphaera agarilytica genome contains these proteins:
- a CDS encoding tetratricopeptide repeat protein, translating into MLDPKITDLCQAGDRLLDSQDLLGALIAYQEALSLVPEPKHDYAASVWLYTAIGDALLFMNRHEEAHVAFHKALFSATGFGNPYIHMRLGQCRFEMNDLDLAADELMRAYMGDAEAVIEGQDPKYFEFLKTRAHI; encoded by the coding sequence ATGCTAGACCCAAAGATCACTGATCTATGTCAGGCAGGAGACAGACTTCTCGACAGCCAAGATCTTCTCGGCGCATTAATTGCTTACCAAGAAGCTTTATCGTTGGTACCTGAACCAAAGCATGACTATGCCGCATCCGTTTGGCTGTACACCGCCATAGGCGATGCTCTTCTTTTTATGAATCGGCATGAAGAGGCTCACGTGGCATTTCATAAAGCTTTGTTTTCAGCCACAGGATTCGGTAACCCCTACATCCATATGCGATTAGGGCAATGTCGATTTGAAATGAATGATTTGGATCTTGCTGCAGACGAACTGATGCGAGCTTACATGGGCGATGCTGAGGCAGTAATTGAGGGTCAGGACCCTAAGTATTTCGAATTCCTCAAAACGCGTGCGCATATCTGA
- a CDS encoding MFS transporter — MTESSEPAVAHEKVALSQKIAFGVGMLGNQMFPAALGIFMVVLVQGLGMSPVLWGILFFLPRLSDALTDPVMGFVSDNTKSRWGRRRPYVLIGALVAGIAYILMWQIDPANSETYNFTYFLIFAFVFYLGLTIFATPYVAMGYEMSDNFHERTRLMAVAQWIGQWAWVIVPWFWVILYDPAIYPSEDDPSVADPVAGARNLAIWVGVGCMLMAMVPAVFCKTQPVDPSKQEDLSLANLGKNLASLLRGVVATFKCKPFVRICIATFFVFNAFNTVAGFSFFIIVHYMFNGVTGPEGSDTWPTWFGTVSALTTCFLAIPVVTFLSEKLGKKNAFVISQAVSILGYLSFWWCFNPNNPWLLFLPLPLFSFGIGSLFTIMMSMTADVCDLDELNTGSRREGAFGAVYWWMVKFGFAIAGLGGGLIMAWVGFDESAATQTPEAMRGMRLAYIILPSLGTLIAIIAMLGYDLTEERSHEIREEIAKRKNAEGETATA, encoded by the coding sequence TTGACCGAATCATCCGAACCGGCGGTGGCCCACGAGAAGGTGGCCTTGTCACAGAAGATCGCGTTTGGGGTGGGGATGCTGGGGAACCAGATGTTCCCGGCGGCGCTGGGCATCTTTATGGTGGTGCTGGTGCAGGGCTTGGGCATGAGCCCGGTGTTGTGGGGCATCCTGTTTTTCCTGCCCCGGCTGTCGGACGCGCTGACCGACCCGGTGATGGGGTTTGTGTCGGACAACACCAAGTCGCGCTGGGGGCGGCGTCGGCCTTACGTTTTGATCGGGGCGCTGGTGGCGGGGATCGCTTACATCCTGATGTGGCAGATCGACCCGGCGAACAGCGAGACGTACAACTTCACGTACTTTTTGATCTTTGCGTTTGTCTTTTATCTGGGGCTGACCATCTTCGCGACGCCGTACGTGGCGATGGGCTACGAGATGAGCGACAACTTCCACGAGCGGACCCGCCTGATGGCGGTGGCGCAGTGGATCGGGCAGTGGGCGTGGGTGATCGTGCCGTGGTTCTGGGTGATCCTGTACGACCCGGCGATCTATCCGAGCGAGGACGATCCGAGCGTGGCGGACCCGGTGGCGGGGGCGCGGAACCTGGCGATCTGGGTGGGCGTGGGTTGTATGTTGATGGCGATGGTGCCGGCGGTGTTCTGCAAGACCCAGCCGGTCGACCCGAGCAAGCAGGAAGACCTGTCGCTGGCGAACCTGGGCAAGAACCTGGCGAGCCTGCTGCGGGGCGTGGTGGCGACGTTCAAGTGCAAGCCGTTCGTGCGGATCTGCATCGCGACGTTCTTCGTGTTCAACGCGTTCAACACGGTCGCGGGCTTTTCGTTCTTCATCATCGTGCATTACATGTTCAACGGCGTGACCGGGCCGGAGGGCTCGGACACCTGGCCGACGTGGTTCGGCACGGTGAGCGCACTGACGACCTGCTTCCTCGCGATCCCGGTGGTGACGTTCCTCTCGGAAAAGCTCGGCAAGAAGAACGCCTTTGTGATTTCGCAGGCGGTCTCGATCCTCGGGTACCTGAGCTTCTGGTGGTGCTTCAACCCGAATAACCCGTGGCTGCTGTTCCTGCCGCTGCCGCTGTTCTCGTTCGGCATCGGCAGCCTGTTCACGATCATGATGTCGATGACGGCTGACGTCTGCGACCTCGACGAACTGAACACCGGCTCGCGGCGGGAGGGGGCGTTCGGCGCGGTGTATTGGTGGATGGTCAAGTTCGGCTTCGCCATCGCGGGCCTGGGCGGCGGGCTGATCATGGCGTGGGTCGGCTTCGACGAGTCGGCGGCCACCCAGACCCCCGAAGCGATGCGCGGGATGCGGCTGGCCTACATCATCCTGCCGTCGCTGGGCACGCTGATCGCGATTATCGCGATGCTGGGCTACGACCTAACCGAAGAGCGAAGCCACGAGATCCGCGAGGAGATCGCCAAGCGGAAGAACGCCGAGGGCGAGACGGCCACGGCGTAA
- a CDS encoding c-type cytochrome: MSTEPRHQPPRRRRLRPLVGGIALVPVLGLVAMLPSCGSPDFATEADVLTVLEQPRSDEELHAMGDLGRRLFLKNNCQQCHVVEGIPTGAPRLANLYTTQAILRDGTKIDRDRAYVVRSILRSQDQIVVGYPQQMSSYRHLPAEDVAALVVYLERYSPFAEPENGGEPDSPVAELPIPQE, encoded by the coding sequence ATGTCCACCGAACCACGACATCAACCCCCACGCCGCCGCCGACTCCGGCCGTTGGTCGGAGGTATCGCACTCGTGCCGGTGCTGGGCTTGGTGGCGATGCTGCCGAGCTGCGGCTCGCCGGACTTCGCGACCGAGGCGGATGTGTTGACGGTGTTGGAACAGCCGCGCAGCGACGAAGAGTTGCATGCCATGGGCGACCTTGGCCGGCGTCTGTTTCTCAAGAACAACTGCCAGCAATGCCACGTCGTCGAGGGCATCCCGACCGGAGCCCCCCGCCTGGCCAACCTCTACACCACCCAGGCCATCCTCCGCGACGGCACCAAGATCGACCGCGACCGGGCCTACGTCGTCCGCTCGATCCTGCGTTCACAGGACCAGATCGTCGTGGGCTATCCGCAGCAGATGTCGTCCTACCGCCACCTGCCCGCCGAAGACGTCGCCGCGCTGGTGGTGTATCTCGAGCGTTACTCCCCGTTTGCAGAGCCTGAAAACGGCGGCGAACCGGATTCACCTGTCGCCGAACTGCCGATTCCGCAGGAATAA
- a CDS encoding enoyl-ACP reductase FabI translates to MGLMDGKKGIIFGIANERSYAYFIAKQLVEQGAQLGFTYLPIGKMEHRVAKAAKSLGIDDPWLVPCDANSNESLDAVFAKWQQDEATLDFVVHSIAFADKDYLKPDMFHKTPREVYLGAIDTSAYSLIAMSERAMPLMTNGGAIINMSYYGGEKVTPGYNVMGIAKACLEHTTRYLAYELGHPDRNIRVNCISAGPFKTLAGSGVGGMDQMIAYQEHTSSMKRANTGEEVGDTAVYLLSDLSTGVTGETIHVDCGFSIVGVPEGHGA, encoded by the coding sequence ATGGGACTCATGGACGGCAAAAAAGGCATCATCTTCGGCATCGCCAACGAGCGGTCCTACGCCTACTTCATCGCCAAGCAGCTCGTCGAGCAGGGTGCCCAGCTCGGCTTCACCTACCTGCCCATCGGCAAGATGGAACACCGCGTCGCCAAGGCCGCCAAGAGCCTGGGCATCGACGACCCCTGGCTGGTCCCCTGCGACGCCAACAGCAACGAATCGCTCGACGCGGTCTTCGCCAAGTGGCAGCAGGACGAAGCGACGCTCGACTTTGTCGTCCACTCCATCGCCTTCGCCGACAAGGACTACCTCAAGCCCGACATGTTCCACAAGACCCCGCGCGAGGTGTACCTCGGCGCGATCGACACCTCGGCCTACTCGCTCATCGCGATGTCCGAGCGGGCCATGCCGCTGATGACCAACGGCGGGGCGATCATCAACATGTCCTACTACGGCGGCGAAAAGGTCACGCCCGGCTACAACGTCATGGGCATCGCCAAGGCCTGCCTCGAACACACCACCCGCTACCTCGCCTACGAGCTCGGCCACCCCGACCGCAACATCCGCGTGAACTGCATCTCGGCCGGCCCGTTCAAGACCCTCGCGGGCTCGGGCGTCGGCGGCATGGACCAGATGATCGCCTACCAGGAACACACCAGCTCTATGAAGCGGGCCAACACCGGTGAAGAAGTCGGCGACACCGCGGTCTACCTGCTCAGCGACCTGTCCACCGGCGTCACCGGTGAAACGATCCACGTCGACTGCGGCTTCAGCATCGTCGGCGTCCCCGAAGGCCACGGGGCGTAA
- a CDS encoding SulP family inorganic anion transporter — MTSVWRKIVDPDKRFSEFNWVGDLFGGVTTAVISLPLALAFGVASGAGPQAGLYGAVFVGLFAALFGGTRTLISEPTGPMTVVMTAVITTLIAADPENGLAMAFAVVVVAGLTQIGFGIFRLGRYITLMPYSVISGFMSGIGVLLILMQLGPLTGQASPGGGAVGVVTALPEMAAGIRWPEASLAILALVVLFAMPKAWRKFCPPHLLALVIGSVASLTFFASADLNRIGEIPMGLPDFQIPVFSQEQLRIILIEGMILGLLGCIDSLLTAMIADSLTRKHHDSNRELIGQGVGNLFSGLFGGLPGAGATMGTVVNIQVGARSPAAGVVRALLLLMVVLVLAPLLESVPMAVLAAIAFKVGFDILDWSFLKRVHHVSRSATLIMYGVMGLTVFVDLVIAVGLGVFIANVLTIDRLSKLQSADIRTITTSDAELPLSPEERELFERGKGQIILLYLSGPMIFGVAKAIARQHDAIESKQGKALIIDLHDVPILSTTIALALENVVLEARKAELPVYIGGASGKTRIRLESIDKTGTGELAFRDNRLEALEAALTHVEDIPQAD, encoded by the coding sequence ATGACGAGTGTTTGGCGAAAAATCGTGGACCCCGACAAACGCTTCAGCGAATTCAATTGGGTCGGTGATCTGTTCGGCGGCGTGACCACCGCGGTGATCTCGTTGCCGTTGGCCCTGGCGTTCGGCGTGGCGTCGGGAGCGGGGCCGCAGGCGGGGCTGTACGGCGCGGTATTCGTGGGCCTGTTCGCGGCGCTCTTTGGCGGAACACGGACGCTGATCTCCGAGCCGACGGGCCCGATGACCGTGGTGATGACGGCGGTGATCACGACGCTGATCGCGGCGGACCCGGAGAACGGGCTGGCGATGGCGTTTGCCGTGGTCGTGGTGGCGGGATTGACGCAGATCGGCTTCGGGATCTTTCGGCTGGGACGATACATCACACTCATGCCCTACAGCGTGATCTCGGGCTTCATGTCGGGCATCGGGGTGCTGCTCATCCTCATGCAGTTAGGACCATTGACCGGGCAGGCTTCGCCGGGCGGCGGGGCGGTGGGCGTGGTGACCGCTCTGCCGGAGATGGCGGCGGGGATTCGCTGGCCCGAGGCGTCGCTGGCGATCCTGGCGCTGGTGGTGTTGTTTGCGATGCCCAAGGCGTGGCGGAAGTTTTGCCCGCCGCACCTCTTGGCGCTGGTGATCGGCAGCGTGGCGAGCCTGACGTTTTTCGCCTCGGCCGACCTGAACCGGATCGGCGAGATCCCGATGGGTCTGCCCGACTTCCAGATCCCCGTTTTCTCTCAGGAGCAGCTGAGGATCATCCTGATCGAGGGCATGATCCTGGGCCTGCTGGGCTGCATCGATTCGCTACTCACCGCGATGATCGCCGACAGCCTGACCCGCAAGCACCACGACTCGAACCGCGAACTCATCGGTCAGGGCGTCGGCAACCTGTTCAGCGGGCTCTTCGGCGGGCTGCCCGGTGCGGGCGCAACGATGGGGACGGTGGTCAATATCCAAGTGGGCGCACGCTCCCCGGCGGCGGGCGTGGTCCGGGCGTTGCTGCTGCTGATGGTGGTGCTGGTGCTGGCGCCGCTGCTCGAGTCTGTGCCGATGGCGGTTCTGGCTGCGATCGCGTTCAAGGTCGGCTTTGACATCCTCGACTGGAGCTTCCTCAAGCGGGTGCACCACGTGTCACGCTCCGCCACGCTGATCATGTACGGCGTGATGGGGCTCACCGTTTTCGTCGACCTGGTCATCGCGGTGGGGCTAGGCGTGTTTATCGCAAACGTCCTGACAATTGATCGGCTGTCGAAGCTGCAATCGGCCGACATCCGCACGATCACGACCAGCGACGCGGAACTGCCGCTGAGCCCGGAAGAGCGCGAGCTGTTTGAACGCGGCAAGGGCCAGATCATCCTGCTGTACCTCAGCGGCCCGATGATCTTCGGCGTCGCCAAAGCCATCGCCCGACAACACGACGCCATCGAAAGCAAGCAGGGCAAGGCGTTGATCATCGACCTGCACGACGTGCCGATCCTCTCGACGACGATCGCGCTGGCGCTGGAGAACGTGGTGCTTGAGGCGCGCAAGGCGGAGCTGCCGGTCTACATCGGCGGCGCCTCGGGCAAGACGCGCATCCGACTTGAAAGCATCGACAAGACCGGCACGGGCGAACTCGCCTTCCGCGACAACCGACTCGAAGCACTGGAAGCGGCGCTGACCCACGTGGAAGACATCCCGCAAGCCGATTAA
- the nuoF gene encoding NADH-quinone oxidoreductase subunit NuoF: MPLDQPLLFKRIPTPPWGDFADRKYIGYDDYVKQDGYAALDQALEQEPKDIIETVKAAELRGRGGAGFPAGMKWSFLPPLDDGPRYLCINADESEPATFKDQILIQYDPHSVIEGIALCMLACQLDTAYFYIRGEYHHHRDAFEKAIQEAYDNNVFGPNSRMGKINGREPRLFLHRGAGAYICGEETGLIESLEGKRGWPRIKPPFPAVAGAFARPTIINNVETLANVPYIVLNGADWWKSHGKGRPEGAPPQVPASFGTKLIGISGSVNRPGVYEDHLGVKLTDVIEQYGQGAISGRPTKAYFHGGISMGVVSQEEAEQGVELDFDIGKKWANLGLGTACITVIPEDVSMVAMARNCAHFYSHESCGQCTHCREGSKWLYKLLSRIEAGDGEMKDLDLLLELAASMGSMPGNNICGLSDGANWAIRTIVNKFWSEFEAKVSKSRQVSLAVVGT, from the coding sequence ATGCCCCTCGACCAACCGCTCCTGTTCAAACGCATCCCCACCCCGCCCTGGGGCGACTTCGCCGACCGCAAGTACATCGGCTACGACGACTACGTCAAGCAAGACGGCTACGCCGCGCTCGACCAAGCCCTCGAACAAGAGCCCAAAGACATCATCGAAACCGTCAAAGCCGCCGAGCTCCGCGGCCGCGGCGGGGCGGGCTTCCCCGCCGGCATGAAGTGGTCTTTCCTGCCCCCGCTCGACGACGGCCCCCGCTACCTCTGCATCAACGCCGACGAGTCCGAGCCTGCGACCTTCAAAGACCAGATCCTCATCCAGTACGACCCGCACAGCGTCATCGAAGGCATCGCCCTCTGCATGCTCGCCTGCCAGCTCGACACCGCCTACTTCTACATCCGCGGCGAGTACCACCACCACCGCGACGCCTTCGAAAAAGCCATCCAGGAAGCCTACGACAACAACGTCTTCGGCCCCAACTCCCGCATGGGCAAGATCAACGGCCGCGAGCCCCGCCTCTTCCTCCACCGCGGCGCGGGCGCCTACATCTGCGGCGAAGAGACCGGCCTGATCGAGTCTCTCGAAGGCAAACGCGGCTGGCCCCGCATCAAGCCGCCGTTCCCCGCCGTCGCCGGCGCTTTCGCCCGGCCGACGATCATCAACAACGTCGAGACCCTTGCCAACGTCCCCTACATCGTCCTCAACGGGGCCGACTGGTGGAAGTCCCACGGCAAGGGCCGTCCTGAAGGCGCCCCGCCTCAGGTCCCCGCCTCCTTCGGCACCAAGCTCATCGGCATCTCCGGCAGCGTCAACCGCCCCGGCGTCTACGAAGACCACCTCGGCGTCAAACTCACCGACGTCATCGAACAATACGGCCAGGGCGCTATCAGTGGCCGACCCACCAAAGCCTACTTCCACGGCGGCATCTCCATGGGCGTCGTCTCCCAGGAAGAAGCCGAGCAGGGCGTCGAGCTCGACTTCGACATCGGCAAGAAATGGGCCAACCTCGGCCTGGGCACCGCCTGCATCACCGTCATCCCCGAAGACGTCTCCATGGTCGCCATGGCCCGCAACTGCGCCCACTTCTACAGCCACGAATCCTGCGGTCAGTGCACCCACTGCCGCGAGGGCAGCAAGTGGCTCTACAAACTCCTGTCCCGCATCGAAGCCGGCGACGGCGAGATGAAAGACCTCGACCTCCTCCTCGAACTCGCCGCCAGCATGGGCTCCATGCCCGGCAACAATATTTGTGGCCTCAGCGACGGCGCCAACTGGGCCATCCGCACCATCGTCAACAAGTTCTGGAGTGAGTTCGAAGCGAAGGTCAGCAAGTCACGGCAGGTGAGTTTGGCTGTGGTCGGAACTTGA
- the nuoE gene encoding NADH-quinone oxidoreductase subunit NuoE — protein sequence MAWITKPSGTMQIDRRDTPYLTDEIKDAFEKRYAHRYPNRQAMALPILHEIQHHYNWLPYQALEEAAEFLGLEASKLLDTATFYEEFFLQPRGKHTIWVCQSVSCEVMNEAKITETVSEKLGIQPGETTDDDKFTFMKVECIGACGGAPCMLVDETLHENLTPNNVGDVLDKL from the coding sequence ATGGCTTGGATCACCAAACCCTCCGGCACGATGCAGATCGATCGCCGCGACACCCCGTATCTCACCGACGAGATCAAGGACGCGTTCGAGAAGCGGTACGCCCACCGCTACCCCAACCGTCAGGCGATGGCGCTTCCGATCCTCCACGAGATCCAGCACCACTACAACTGGCTCCCGTACCAGGCCCTCGAAGAGGCCGCCGAGTTCCTCGGCCTCGAAGCGTCCAAGCTCCTCGACACCGCCACCTTCTACGAAGAGTTTTTCCTCCAACCCCGCGGCAAGCACACCATCTGGGTCTGCCAATCGGTCAGCTGCGAGGTCATGAACGAGGCTAAAATTACCGAAACCGTCAGCGAAAAGCTCGGCATCCAGCCCGGCGAAACCACCGATGACGACAAGTTCACCTTCATGAAAGTCGAATGCATCGGCGCCTGCGGCGGCGCCCCCTGCATGCTCGTGGACGAAACCCTCCACGAAAACCTCACCCCCAACAACGTCGGCGACGTCCTCGACAAGCTCTAA
- the queG gene encoding tRNA epoxyqueuosine(34) reductase QueG, producing the protein MAILESARDLGFALAGIAPAGPSEQADAVRDWVAQGKHGTMGWIENHLDIRVDLEKLLPGAASVVAVCDAYASQPPEAPEGSAPSPFRERAGVRVSEPDADHGMGGGEYADAQHPHPPPAPPSREGSDLPRGKIARYAWGDDYHKVLKKRLHKLADTLAERFPEAAFRTAVDTAPALEREIAARAGLGWQGKNTMLIHPRHGSYTLLGLVVTTLELPSSEELGHPELPGMGVTVPATDHCANCTRCIDACPTDAIAAEGYSIDASRCVSYLTIEHREPVPGEFLEGIGEWIAGCDICQEVCPYNTVGQRNPLPVHERYDPGPRGFADGLDLVEVLSWAADDRTRVFQGSALKRIKLDMIRRNALIAIGNVLAQRDDAGLRDAVQGCLDDESELVATTARQVWDRIQPV; encoded by the coding sequence ATGGCCATTCTGGAATCGGCCCGGGACCTGGGCTTTGCGCTGGCGGGCATCGCCCCGGCCGGGCCCAGCGAGCAGGCGGACGCGGTTCGCGACTGGGTCGCCCAGGGCAAGCACGGCACGATGGGGTGGATCGAGAACCACCTGGACATCCGCGTCGATCTGGAGAAGCTGTTGCCGGGGGCGGCAAGCGTGGTGGCGGTGTGCGATGCTTATGCGTCGCAGCCCCCGGAAGCCCCGGAGGGTTCGGCCCCCTCTCCCTTCAGGGAGAGGGCTGGGGTGAGGGTGAGTGAACCTGACGCGGACCACGGCATGGGCGGTGGGGAGTATGCGGATGCTCAGCACCCCCACCCTCCCCCGGCCCCTCCCTCAAGGGAGGGGAGTGATTTGCCGCGGGGCAAGATCGCACGCTACGCCTGGGGCGACGACTATCACAAGGTGCTCAAGAAACGGCTGCACAAGCTGGCGGATACGCTGGCCGAGCGGTTCCCCGAAGCGGCGTTTCGCACGGCGGTCGACACCGCCCCGGCGTTGGAACGCGAGATCGCGGCGCGGGCGGGCCTCGGGTGGCAGGGCAAGAACACCATGCTCATCCACCCCCGTCATGGCTCGTACACGCTGCTGGGCCTGGTCGTGACCACGCTCGAACTGCCGAGTTCCGAAGAGCTGGGCCATCCCGAGTTGCCGGGCATGGGCGTGACGGTGCCCGCGACGGATCACTGCGCGAATTGCACGCGGTGTATCGACGCCTGCCCGACGGATGCGATCGCGGCCGAGGGCTATTCGATCGATGCGTCGCGGTGCGTGAGCTATCTCACGATCGAGCACCGCGAGCCGGTGCCCGGTGAGTTCCTCGAAGGAATCGGCGAATGGATCGCGGGGTGTGACATCTGCCAGGAGGTTTGCCCGTACAACACGGTCGGGCAGCGCAACCCCCTGCCGGTGCACGAGCGATACGACCCGGGGCCGCGCGGGTTTGCCGACGGTCTGGATTTGGTTGAGGTGTTGTCGTGGGCCGCAGACGACCGTACCCGTGTGTTCCAAGGGTCGGCCCTCAAACGCATCAAGCTCGACATGATCCGGCGCAACGCGCTGATCGCGATTGGCAACGTGTTGGCCCAGCGCGACGATGCGGGGTTGCGCGATGCGGTGCAAGGCTGCCTGGACGATGAAAGCGAGCTCGTCGCGACGACCGCACGGCAGGTGTGGGATCGCATTCAACCCGTTTAG
- a CDS encoding NADH-quinone oxidoreductase subunit D: MPYDLKPIDLDVETTPYLDDPLRPGGLGRDEVPGGDNRWTLNFGPQHPATHTTLRMVMELDGERVARITPHIGYLHSGFEKLGEALDYNQYVTIVSRMDYVSPINNDISWHHAVEKLFDIDITPRCKAVRTIMAELGRIQNHLLGVGAAALDLGAFTGFLYGFNEREAIMDVVDYISGQRFHPDYTRVGGAMADLPDEEVFKTMVKSIIREKLPPAIDDLAGMLNKNRIFRDRTEGIGVITKEEAINWSCSGPVARASGVMRDVRKDNPYLCYADNWDGQGAPGVKFKVPVATTGDVLGRYLIRLEEIRQSMHIIEQLIDHIPGGPMNTWADGKMIKPPKAEVYGSIEGLIEHFQLVMTNRKWKAPINEVYAATETANGEHGFYIVSDGGPHPWRVKHRACSFIHFSLMAKMLEGHLLSDAVAVLGSLNIIAAELDR; encoded by the coding sequence ATGCCCTACGACCTCAAGCCCATCGACCTCGACGTCGAAACCACGCCCTACCTCGACGACCCGCTCCGCCCCGGCGGACTCGGACGCGACGAAGTACCCGGCGGCGACAACCGCTGGACCCTCAACTTCGGGCCCCAGCACCCCGCGACCCACACCACCCTCCGCATGGTCATGGAGCTCGACGGCGAACGCGTCGCCCGCATCACCCCGCACATCGGCTACCTCCACTCCGGCTTCGAGAAGCTCGGCGAGGCCCTCGACTACAACCAGTACGTCACCATCGTCAGCCGGATGGACTACGTCAGCCCAATCAACAACGACATCAGCTGGCACCACGCGGTCGAAAAACTCTTCGACATCGACATCACGCCCCGCTGCAAAGCGGTCCGCACGATCATGGCTGAGCTCGGCCGGATCCAGAACCACCTGCTGGGCGTCGGCGCCGCGGCCCTCGACCTCGGGGCCTTCACCGGCTTCCTCTACGGCTTCAACGAACGCGAAGCCATCATGGACGTGGTCGACTACATCTCCGGCCAACGCTTCCACCCCGACTACACCCGCGTCGGCGGCGCAATGGCCGACCTGCCCGATGAAGAAGTCTTCAAGACGATGGTCAAGTCGATCATCCGCGAGAAGCTCCCCCCAGCCATCGACGACCTCGCGGGCATGCTCAACAAGAACCGCATCTTCCGCGACCGCACCGAAGGCATCGGCGTCATCACCAAGGAAGAAGCGATCAACTGGTCCTGCTCCGGCCCCGTCGCCCGCGCCTCGGGCGTGATGCGCGACGTGCGGAAAGACAACCCCTACCTCTGCTACGCCGACAACTGGGACGGCCAGGGCGCCCCCGGCGTGAAGTTCAAGGTCCCCGTCGCCACCACCGGCGACGTGCTGGGCCGGTACCTCATCCGCCTCGAAGAGATCCGCCAGTCGATGCACATCATCGAGCAGCTCATCGACCACATCCCCGGCGGCCCGATGAACACCTGGGCCGATGGCAAGATGATCAAACCGCCAAAGGCCGAGGTCTACGGCAGCATCGAAGGCCTCATCGAACACTTCCAGCTCGTGATGACCAACCGCAAGTGGAAGGCCCCGATCAACGAGGTCTACGCCGCCACCGAAACCGCCAACGGCGAGCACGGCTTCTACATCGTCAGCGACGGCGGCCCGCACCCCTGGCGCGTCAAACACCGCGCCTGCAGCTTCATCCACTTCTCGCTCATGGCGAAGATGCTGGAAGGGCACCTGTTGTCGGATGCGGTTGCGGTGCTCGGTAGCCTGAATATCATTGCGGCGGAGTTGGACCGATGA